One part of the Flavobacterium johnsoniae UW101 genome encodes these proteins:
- a CDS encoding RagB/SusD family nutrient uptake outer membrane protein — MKHKLIIAGLIISSLFSSCQQFEDDYLDTDAPSTLQPSLIFSDAELAKGAVDGIKVPFAETNSYRGRFLPYYGLNTDVEWYNTSQTAGDKADLCVYDARPGNTEMNTTTNAYAMMYLGIERANICIQGIRQYGKPSPGTNMGQLLGEALTLRAIYYADLLKAWGDVPARFEPITTATLYLPKSNRDIIYKQLIADLGEASTLVAWPNETSYTSTVEHVNKAFVKAFRARLALAASGYQQYPDGVRRSNDPELSVPAMYALALKESREVIESGSAHLESTFEGLWRKYNQEITTAGGESLWELPFADGRGRMLFTFAVRHTSAIDQFQANGANRGGVAGPLPFVFYDYDQTDLRRDVTCVPYKWGTAVAASPYPIAKQELGTLDTWYFGKYRYEWMTRRVTSDNDDGVNKMYMRYAEVLLIAAETANELEGPGAAMPYLKEVRRRSFPAAAQAVKVEAYVDGLSSKEAMFNAIVEENKYEFTGEMERKQNLIRWNLLKVKLDEAKQKMTDLAARSGAYADVPATLYYKYKTDNVSLDIYGLNRGETTNPGTGYSSIVWTWTGTAADAKINSLYKPGVNPDNRQYWPIWQVFIDGSNGQLKNDFGY, encoded by the coding sequence ATGAAACATAAATTAATAATAGCAGGATTGATAATTTCAAGTTTATTTAGTTCTTGCCAGCAATTTGAAGACGACTATTTAGATACAGACGCACCATCAACATTACAGCCTTCTTTGATTTTTTCTGATGCCGAACTGGCAAAAGGAGCTGTTGATGGAATAAAAGTGCCATTTGCAGAAACGAACTCTTACAGAGGAAGATTTTTACCATATTATGGATTAAATACAGATGTGGAATGGTATAATACTTCTCAGACAGCAGGAGATAAAGCAGATTTGTGTGTTTATGATGCCAGACCGGGTAATACAGAAATGAATACCACTACAAATGCTTATGCAATGATGTATTTAGGTATTGAGCGTGCAAATATCTGTATTCAAGGTATACGTCAATATGGAAAACCATCACCGGGAACAAACATGGGACAGTTATTAGGAGAAGCATTAACTCTAAGAGCTATTTACTATGCTGATTTACTTAAAGCATGGGGTGATGTTCCTGCTCGTTTTGAACCTATCACTACAGCAACTTTATATTTGCCTAAATCGAACAGAGATATTATTTACAAACAATTAATTGCTGACTTAGGTGAAGCATCAACACTAGTTGCATGGCCTAACGAAACTTCTTATACTAGTACTGTAGAACATGTAAATAAAGCTTTTGTAAAAGCATTTAGAGCACGTTTGGCTTTGGCAGCAAGTGGTTACCAGCAATACCCTGACGGCGTAAGAAGAAGTAATGATCCTGAACTTTCAGTTCCAGCTATGTATGCATTAGCATTAAAAGAATCTCGCGAAGTAATTGAGAGCGGTTCAGCTCATTTAGAATCTACTTTTGAAGGATTATGGAGAAAATACAATCAGGAAATTACTACTGCCGGCGGTGAGTCTCTTTGGGAACTTCCTTTTGCAGATGGACGTGGGCGTATGTTATTCACGTTTGCGGTGAGACACACTTCAGCAATTGATCAATTTCAGGCTAATGGAGCGAATCGAGGCGGTGTAGCGGGACCTTTACCATTTGTTTTTTACGATTACGATCAGACAGATTTGCGTAGAGATGTTACCTGTGTGCCTTACAAATGGGGTACTGCTGTAGCAGCAAGTCCATATCCAATTGCTAAACAAGAGCTGGGGACTTTAGATACATGGTATTTCGGTAAATACCGCTATGAGTGGATGACAAGAAGAGTTACTTCAGATAATGATGATGGGGTTAATAAAATGTATATGCGTTATGCTGAGGTGCTTCTTATAGCTGCTGAAACAGCAAACGAATTAGAAGGTCCGGGAGCAGCAATGCCTTATTTAAAAGAAGTTAGAAGAAGATCATTCCCAGCAGCGGCACAAGCTGTTAAAGTGGAGGCATATGTAGACGGTTTAAGCAGCAAAGAAGCGATGTTTAATGCTATTGTTGAAGAGAATAAATATGAGTTTACCGGAGAAATGGAGCGTAAACAAAATTTAATTCGTTGGAATCTTCTTAAAGTAAAATTAGACGAAGCTAAACAAAAAATGACAGATTTGGCAGCGCGTTCAGGTGCTTATGCTGATGTACCGGCAACTCTATATTATAAGTATAAAACAGATAATGTAAGTTTAGATATCTACGGATTAAACAGAGGAGAAACAACAAATCCGGGAACAGGATATTCTTCTATTGTCTGGACATGGACAGGTACAGCAGCAGATGCTAAGATAAACTCACTATACAAACCAGGAGTTAATCCGGATAACAGACAGTACTGGCCAATATGGCAAGTGTTTATCGATGGAAGTAATGGACAGTTAAAAAATGATTTCGGTTATTAA
- a CDS encoding pentapeptide repeat-containing protein, with translation METKLYQNRTFDTVDYSDQSLSNTEFVNCEFINCNFSKSDLSHNDFLDSTFKNCNLSLAVLKNTGLKNIKFIGCKLMGLDFSASNSFLFSMSFQDCLLDYSTFIYKKLKKTNFIDCSLKDVDFSNTDLSLAAFKNCDLSNATFAECILEKTDFRSSRNYAFDPSENKIKGTKVSHTALAGLLEKFDLDIE, from the coding sequence ATGGAAACTAAATTATACCAAAACCGAACTTTTGACACAGTAGATTACTCTGATCAAAGTTTATCGAATACAGAATTTGTAAACTGCGAGTTCATCAACTGCAATTTCTCTAAAAGTGATTTGAGTCATAATGATTTTTTAGATTCTACTTTTAAAAACTGTAATCTTTCGCTGGCTGTGCTTAAGAATACCGGATTAAAAAACATTAAGTTTATTGGCTGTAAACTAATGGGATTGGATTTTAGTGCAAGTAACAGTTTTTTGTTTTCGATGAGTTTTCAGGATTGTCTTTTAGACTATTCTACTTTTATTTATAAAAAACTAAAGAAAACCAATTTTATTGACTGTTCGCTGAAAGATGTCGATTTCTCAAATACCGATTTGTCTTTGGCAGCTTTCAAAAATTGTGATTTATCTAATGCTACTTTCGCGGAATGCATCCTGGAGAAAACCGATTTCAGGTCTTCGAGAAATTATGCTTTCGATCCTTCTGAAAATAAAATTAAAGGGACAAAAGTTTCTCATACAGCGCTTGCCGGATTATTAGAAAAATTTGATTTGGATATTGAATAG
- a CDS encoding DUF4957 domain-containing protein has translation MMKAKYIFRGLIAVLLLAVGVSSCESYNEELLDSVGNTREFSPIGLKATVRNQTTVELNWTVKTDENADHYVVEFSPDDPEFKTIFKTVNVTPAELPIQVALEGETTYSIRVKAVSAAGLDDSKWSVTTATTLSEQIFFPIKPEEIEAGYLTVRWTPNSNVTEILVQPGNITHTITAEEKAAGAAIVNGLTPETNYTATLKNGTKTRGILTFTSGVDLTKGIVINPQDDLIAKVAQAPSGSRLLLMPGVYSTTGEIIVNKTLIFRGVRPENKPKLTVKFTLANNPANASEAVSLSLVDLDLSGSGLTGGVISILTAQASPLGDILISSSYVHDYPSQLMYGNAAARLKSFTIDNSIVKNVNTAGSADFIDFRTTYVENVTLTRSTFNNCGSRDFIRLDAAAGSGGSLVSNVVIDGCTIYTPTLIASSRILYVRFATNILAVRNTLLVVGQAIYTNNAATSAPGFGNNNNFNSPNLKATTNNNRPDAAATTLDPQFANAAGGDFTLGNQTLKDNKIGDPRWIK, from the coding sequence ATGATGAAAGCAAAATATATATTTAGAGGACTAATAGCCGTATTACTTCTTGCAGTTGGAGTTTCAAGCTGCGAAAGTTATAATGAAGAGTTATTAGACAGCGTAGGAAATACAAGAGAGTTTTCTCCAATTGGGCTTAAAGCCACAGTGAGAAACCAAACTACGGTTGAATTAAACTGGACGGTTAAAACAGATGAAAACGCAGATCATTATGTAGTAGAATTCAGCCCGGACGATCCTGAATTTAAAACTATTTTTAAAACAGTAAATGTAACTCCGGCAGAACTGCCAATACAAGTAGCTTTAGAAGGAGAAACAACTTATTCTATTAGGGTTAAAGCTGTAAGTGCAGCTGGTTTAGACGATTCAAAATGGTCAGTAACCACAGCTACAACATTATCTGAACAGATTTTCTTTCCAATTAAACCGGAAGAAATCGAAGCTGGGTATCTTACTGTACGATGGACACCTAACAGTAACGTAACAGAGATTTTAGTTCAGCCAGGTAATATAACCCACACCATAACAGCAGAAGAAAAAGCTGCCGGAGCAGCAATTGTTAACGGTTTAACTCCAGAAACAAATTATACTGCTACTTTAAAGAATGGGACTAAAACCAGAGGAATACTAACATTTACAAGTGGTGTTGATCTTACAAAAGGTATTGTAATAAATCCACAAGACGATTTAATTGCTAAAGTTGCTCAGGCACCATCAGGATCAAGATTATTACTTATGCCGGGTGTTTATTCAACAACGGGTGAGATCATTGTAAACAAAACACTTATTTTTAGAGGTGTAAGACCAGAAAATAAACCAAAACTGACAGTGAAATTTACTCTGGCTAATAATCCGGCTAATGCAAGTGAAGCTGTAAGTCTGTCTCTGGTTGATCTGGATTTAAGTGGATCTGGTTTAACGGGCGGTGTCATTTCAATTTTAACAGCACAAGCGTCACCTTTAGGAGATATCTTGATAAGCAGTTCTTATGTTCATGATTACCCTTCTCAGCTTATGTACGGAAATGCAGCAGCCAGATTGAAATCATTCACTATAGATAATAGTATTGTTAAAAATGTAAATACTGCCGGATCAGCTGATTTTATCGATTTCAGAACTACATATGTTGAAAATGTTACTTTAACAAGAAGTACATTTAATAATTGTGGATCACGTGATTTCATCCGTTTAGATGCAGCTGCTGGTTCAGGAGGAAGTTTAGTAAGTAATGTGGTGATTGATGGATGTACGATATATACTCCGACATTAATAGCTTCAAGCAGAATTTTATATGTACGTTTTGCGACAAATATTTTAGCGGTACGTAACACATTGCTTGTTGTTGGTCAGGCAATTTATACTAACAATGCTGCAACAAGTGCTCCAGGATTTGGAAACAATAATAATTTTAATTCACCAAATTTAAAAGCGACTACAAATAATAACAGACCAGATGCTGCGGCAACAACATTAGATCCGCAGTTTGCAAATGCTGCAGGAGGAGATTTTACATTAGGAAATCAAACTTTGAAAGATAATAAAATTGGTGATCCACGTTGGATTAAATAA